In one Massilia endophytica genomic region, the following are encoded:
- the pnp gene encoding polyribonucleotide nucleotidyltransferase: protein MFNKVTKTFQYGQHTVTLETGEIARQASGAVMVSMDDTVVLATVVARKDAKPGQDFFPLTVDYMEKTYAAGKIPGGFFKREGRPSEKETLTSRLIDRPIRPLFPEGYMNEVQVIVHVLSVNPEIDPDIPSMIGASAALCVAGVPFNGPIGAARVGYANSQYILNPTTSQLKTSEMDLVVAGTETAVLMVESEAKQLSEEIMLGAVVYGHEQMKAVIDAIHDLVRDGGKPEQEWTAPAKNDALIARVAHFAEAKIRAAYQTKDKQARTEKLRAMSAEVQADLAAEAAAAGAEAPDAVEVGNILFDMEAKVVRSQILEGEPRIDGRDTRTVRPISIRTSVLPRTHGSALFTRGETQALVVATLGTARDSQKIDALMGEYTDDFMLHYNMPPFATGETGRVGTPKRREVGHGRLAKRALVAALPSQEEFSYSVRLVSEITESNGSSSMASVCGGCLALMDAGVPMKAHVAGIAMGLIKEGGRFAVLSDILGDEDHLGDMDFKVAGTANGITALQMDIKIQGITKEIMQVALAQAKEGRQHILGEMQKAMPNVKTELSDFAPRLITIKINPEKIRDVIGKGGAVIRALTEETGTQIDISDEGVVTIASVDAAAGQEAKRRIEELTASVEVGKTYDGTVLKLLDFGAIVQVMPGKDGLLHISQIANERVNAVADYLKEGQQVRVKVLETDDRGRLKLSMKAAAEEAAAAAANAQ, encoded by the coding sequence ATGTTTAACAAAGTTACGAAAACCTTCCAGTACGGTCAGCACACCGTCACGCTGGAAACCGGCGAGATCGCTCGCCAGGCCTCCGGCGCAGTGATGGTGTCGATGGACGACACCGTGGTGCTGGCGACCGTGGTGGCGCGCAAGGACGCCAAGCCCGGCCAGGACTTCTTCCCGCTGACCGTGGACTATATGGAGAAGACCTATGCCGCGGGCAAGATCCCCGGCGGCTTCTTCAAGCGCGAAGGCCGTCCTTCCGAGAAGGAAACGCTGACTTCCCGTCTGATCGACCGTCCGATCCGTCCTCTCTTCCCTGAGGGCTACATGAACGAGGTGCAGGTGATCGTGCACGTTCTGTCGGTCAATCCTGAGATCGATCCGGATATCCCATCCATGATCGGCGCTTCCGCCGCCCTGTGCGTGGCCGGTGTGCCGTTCAACGGCCCGATCGGCGCCGCCCGCGTAGGTTACGCCAACAGCCAGTACATCCTGAACCCGACCACCAGCCAGCTGAAGACCTCCGAGATGGACCTGGTGGTGGCCGGTACCGAAACCGCCGTGCTGATGGTGGAATCGGAAGCCAAGCAGCTGTCCGAAGAGATTATGCTGGGCGCCGTGGTCTATGGCCATGAGCAGATGAAGGCCGTGATCGACGCGATCCACGACCTGGTGCGCGACGGCGGCAAGCCCGAGCAGGAGTGGACCGCTCCGGCCAAGAACGACGCCCTGATCGCCCGCGTGGCCCACTTCGCCGAAGCGAAGATCCGCGCCGCCTACCAGACCAAGGACAAGCAGGCCCGCACCGAGAAGCTGCGCGCCATGTCCGCCGAAGTGCAGGCCGACCTGGCTGCCGAGGCAGCTGCCGCCGGCGCCGAAGCGCCGGACGCCGTGGAAGTGGGCAATATCCTCTTCGACATGGAAGCCAAGGTCGTGCGTTCGCAGATCCTGGAAGGCGAGCCGCGCATTGACGGCCGCGACACCCGCACCGTGCGCCCGATCTCGATCCGCACCTCTGTGCTGCCGCGCACCCACGGTTCCGCCCTGTTCACCCGCGGCGAAACCCAGGCGCTGGTCGTAGCGACCCTGGGCACCGCCCGCGATTCGCAGAAGATCGACGCACTGATGGGCGAATACACCGACGACTTCATGCTCCACTACAACATGCCTCCGTTCGCCACCGGCGAAACCGGCCGTGTGGGTACACCGAAGCGCCGCGAAGTGGGCCACGGCCGCCTGGCCAAGCGCGCCCTGGTGGCGGCCCTGCCGTCGCAGGAAGAGTTCAGCTACTCCGTGCGCCTGGTGTCCGAAATCACCGAGTCCAACGGTTCCTCCTCCATGGCTTCCGTCTGCGGCGGCTGCCTGGCGCTGATGGATGCCGGCGTGCCGATGAAGGCGCATGTGGCCGGTATCGCCATGGGCCTGATCAAGGAAGGCGGCCGCTTCGCCGTGCTGTCCGACATCCTGGGTGACGAAGACCACCTGGGCGACATGGACTTCAAGGTGGCCGGTACGGCCAACGGCATCACCGCGCTGCAGATGGACATCAAGATCCAGGGCATCACCAAGGAAATCATGCAGGTGGCGCTGGCCCAGGCCAAGGAAGGCCGCCAGCACATCCTGGGCGAGATGCAGAAGGCCATGCCGAACGTGAAGACCGAGCTGTCCGACTTCGCGCCGCGCCTGATCACCATCAAGATCAACCCCGAGAAGATCCGCGACGTGATCGGCAAGGGCGGCGCCGTGATCCGCGCGCTGACCGAAGAGACCGGCACCCAGATCGACATCAGCGACGAAGGCGTGGTGACCATCGCTTCCGTCGACGCTGCTGCCGGCCAGGAAGCCAAGCGCCGCATCGAAGAGCTGACCGCTTCCGTGGAAGTGGGCAAGACCTACGACGGCACCGTGCTCAAGCTGCTGGACTTCGGCGCCATCGTTCAGGTGATGCCAGGCAAGGACGGCCTGCTGCACATCTCGCAGATCGCCAACGAGCGCGTGAACGCCGTGGCCGACTACCTGAAAGAAGGCCAGCAGGTGCGCGTGAAAGTCCTGGAAACGGACGACCGCGGCCGCCTGAAGCTGTCGATGAAAGCCGCTGCGGAAGAAGCTGCCGCCGCTGCCGCCAACGCACAGTAA
- a CDS encoding exo-alpha-sialidase — MNDCITRRAALAACLLALCGAALSAPALEAAPQALAPGVISTAFHDFAASLTPDGNAVFFTRTDAGFNRMVLLQSVKRGGQWQAPTVLPFSGIWNDGDGVLSPDGRRYVFISNRPASGTDAKADLDLWQVLRDAGGNWGEPHRLPDHINSGVNEIYPSLAADGTLYFGRAGNGNPVFRSRLVDGAYQPPEQLPFNAFSFAVAPDQSFGIAGVLDAARNSDLFLVERNGEGWAAPQRIEGPLNSPQQEFASSISADGKTLLFASTRREGAAAWPRAKPVRSAADVAGELASFPFNGLRNIYSVDISALRK, encoded by the coding sequence ATGAACGACTGCATTACAAGGCGGGCGGCCCTTGCCGCCTGCCTGCTGGCCCTATGCGGCGCGGCGCTTTCGGCGCCCGCGCTGGAGGCCGCGCCGCAAGCACTGGCGCCCGGCGTCATTTCCACCGCCTTCCACGACTTCGCCGCCTCGCTCACGCCCGACGGCAACGCGGTTTTCTTCACCCGCACGGACGCGGGGTTCAACCGCATGGTGCTCCTGCAGTCCGTGAAGCGCGGCGGCCAATGGCAGGCGCCCACCGTACTGCCCTTCTCCGGCATATGGAACGACGGCGACGGCGTGCTCAGTCCGGACGGCAGGCGCTACGTCTTCATCTCCAACCGCCCCGCCAGCGGCACGGACGCCAAGGCGGACCTCGACCTGTGGCAAGTGCTGCGCGATGCGGGCGGCAACTGGGGCGAGCCGCATCGCCTGCCCGACCACATCAACTCGGGCGTAAACGAAATCTACCCCTCGCTGGCGGCGGACGGCACGCTCTACTTCGGGCGCGCGGGCAACGGCAACCCCGTCTTCCGCTCCCGGCTGGTGGACGGCGCCTACCAGCCGCCCGAGCAGCTCCCCTTCAACGCCTTCTCCTTCGCTGTGGCGCCGGACCAGAGCTTCGGCATCGCCGGCGTGCTCGACGCCGCGCGCAACAGCGACCTTTTCCTCGTCGAACGCAATGGCGAGGGCTGGGCGGCGCCGCAGCGCATCGAAGGGCCGCTCAATTCGCCGCAGCAGGAATTCGCCAGCTCGATCTCGGCGGACGGCAAGACCCTGCTCTTCGCCAGCACCCGGCGCGAAGGCGCCGCCGCCTGGCCGCGCGCGAAGCCCGTGCGGTCCGCCGCCGACGTGGCCGGGGAACTGGCCTCCTTCCCCTTCAACGGCCTGCGCAACATCTACTCGGTCGACATCTCCGCGCTGCGCAAATAG
- a CDS encoding c-type cytochrome produces MRHFPLHAALLGLALAAGAASAAPTVSAEKLYQSNCAQCHGAKMEGAVGPALADQAWIHGEPTRANLIRLITKGVPDKGMPAWAGTLNKIQIAALADYVAPRKPGAGQAPAREPDALSGFRLQKGFRIAVYADKVPSARSMAVSDSGIVYVGSRKAGKVYAVVDENRDGVAEKVVTIAEGLNNPIGVTLLNGALYVAEISRVIRFDDIDRRYAAKPAYKVVKDDLPSDKWHGEKFIKAGPDGKLYVPVGAPCNVCDKEDEIYSKIWRMNPDGSNWELVAKGVRNTVGFAWHPVTKELWFTDNGRDEMGDNTPSCELNVAPKLGMHFGFPYCHGGVVPDPQFGGSRSCEEFTPPVAKLGPHVAPLGMAFYTGRQFPAHYRNNVLVAEHGSWNRSTKSGYRVSLVTLQGNKEVTTTTFIDGFLQGDDVVARPVDIAQLADGSILISDDHGGKLYRVTYEGK; encoded by the coding sequence ATGCGCCACTTCCCACTCCACGCGGCCCTGCTGGGCCTGGCTCTCGCGGCCGGCGCCGCCTCCGCCGCCCCCACGGTCTCCGCCGAAAAGCTCTACCAAAGCAACTGCGCCCAGTGCCACGGCGCGAAGATGGAAGGCGCGGTGGGCCCTGCCCTCGCCGACCAGGCCTGGATCCACGGCGAGCCCACGCGCGCCAACCTGATCCGCCTCATCACCAAAGGCGTGCCGGACAAGGGCATGCCTGCCTGGGCCGGCACCCTGAACAAAATCCAGATCGCCGCGCTGGCGGATTATGTCGCGCCGCGCAAGCCCGGCGCGGGGCAGGCCCCGGCCCGCGAGCCCGATGCCCTCTCCGGCTTCCGCCTGCAGAAGGGCTTCCGCATCGCCGTCTACGCGGACAAGGTGCCGAGCGCACGCTCCATGGCCGTTTCCGACAGCGGCATCGTCTACGTCGGTTCGCGCAAGGCGGGCAAGGTCTATGCCGTGGTGGACGAAAACCGCGACGGCGTGGCGGAAAAGGTGGTGACGATTGCCGAGGGCCTGAACAACCCCATCGGTGTCACCCTGCTGAACGGCGCGCTCTACGTGGCCGAGATTTCCCGCGTGATCCGCTTCGACGACATCGACCGCCGCTACGCCGCCAAGCCCGCTTACAAGGTGGTGAAGGACGACCTGCCCAGCGACAAATGGCATGGCGAGAAATTCATCAAGGCGGGCCCGGACGGCAAACTGTATGTGCCAGTGGGTGCGCCCTGCAATGTCTGCGACAAGGAAGACGAAATCTATTCCAAGATCTGGCGCATGAATCCGGACGGCTCGAACTGGGAGCTGGTGGCAAAGGGCGTGCGCAACACGGTAGGCTTCGCCTGGCACCCCGTGACGAAGGAGCTCTGGTTCACCGACAACGGCCGCGACGAGATGGGCGACAATACCCCGTCCTGCGAACTGAACGTGGCGCCCAAGCTGGGCATGCACTTCGGCTTCCCCTACTGCCATGGCGGCGTGGTGCCCGACCCCCAGTTCGGCGGCAGCCGCAGCTGCGAGGAGTTCACGCCGCCCGTTGCCAAGCTGGGCCCCCATGTGGCCCCGCTCGGCATGGCCTTCTATACGGGCCGCCAGTTCCCCGCCCACTACCGCAACAATGTGCTGGTGGCCGAACACGGCTCCTGGAACCGCAGCACGAAGAGCGGCTACCGCGTCAGCCTCGTCACCCTGCAGGGCAACAAGGAGGTCACCACCACCACCTTTATCGACGGCTTCCTGCAAGGCGATGATGTGGTGGCAAGACCCGTGGACATCGCCCAGCTCGCCGATGGTTCCATCCTGATCAGTGATGATCATGGTGGCAAGCTCTACCGTGTTACCTATGAGGGGAAATAG
- a CDS encoding methyl-accepting chemotaxis protein — protein sequence MKFLKNLTIRSSLILTFSLLGLLLLLLGAEGIAGMRASNASLNEVYSNQLASTIAMGAAKNSLARARFVLDRAVFHPDAPDAQEIAGTSTALLRDSDEAWQQYRKLPAGPEEDALADEVQRKRAAYVKDGLQALAQALHNRELDRIDALAVRKVPELFAAYNDAADRLAQLQVKLAREGYEDSQALYRRLFVISVAAMVLGAVVMVAACAALMRAIMRPLRQALRHFEAMADGDLSTRIEISRNDEMGTLLGGLQKMQQQLASTVLRVRDGAGSIASASTQIASGNLDLSSRTEQQASSLEETASSLEELTATVRQNADNARQANQLALSASEVAAQGGKLVAQVVDTMGDINTSSQRIVDIISVIDSIAFQTNILALNAAVEAARAGEQGRGFAVVASEVRNLAQRSAGAAKEIKELIGNAVQSAEAGTALVDKAGATMGDIVASVTRVTDIMGEIMSASEEQSAGIDQINRAVTEMDQATQQNAALVEEAAAAAATLQDQASTLEETVRIFKLAHAAGAAAARPALPALAH from the coding sequence ATGAAATTCCTCAAGAACCTCACCATCCGCAGCAGCCTGATCCTGACTTTTTCCCTGCTCGGGCTGCTGCTGCTGCTGCTCGGCGCGGAAGGCATTGCCGGCATGCGTGCCAGCAATGCCAGCCTGAACGAGGTGTACTCGAACCAGCTGGCCTCCACCATTGCGATGGGAGCGGCCAAGAACTCGCTGGCGCGCGCCCGCTTCGTGCTGGACCGCGCCGTATTCCATCCGGATGCGCCGGACGCGCAGGAGATCGCCGGAACGAGCACGGCGCTGCTCCGCGACTCCGACGAGGCCTGGCAGCAGTACCGCAAGCTGCCTGCCGGCCCCGAGGAAGACGCGCTGGCGGACGAGGTGCAGCGGAAGCGCGCGGCGTATGTGAAAGATGGCCTGCAGGCGCTGGCACAGGCTCTGCATAACCGTGAACTGGACCGCATCGATGCCCTGGCCGTCAGGAAGGTGCCGGAACTGTTCGCTGCCTACAACGACGCGGCCGACAGGCTGGCCCAGCTCCAGGTGAAGCTGGCGAGGGAAGGCTACGAGGACAGCCAGGCCCTGTACCGCAGGCTGTTCGTCATTTCGGTGGCAGCCATGGTCCTGGGCGCGGTGGTGATGGTGGCCGCCTGCGCAGCGCTGATGCGCGCCATCATGCGCCCGCTGCGCCAGGCCCTGCGCCATTTCGAAGCGATGGCCGATGGCGATCTCTCGACCCGGATCGAGATCTCGCGCAACGACGAAATGGGCACCTTGCTTGGCGGCCTGCAGAAGATGCAGCAGCAGCTGGCCTCCACCGTGCTGCGTGTGCGCGACGGCGCTGGCAGCATCGCCAGCGCCAGCACCCAGATCGCCAGCGGCAACCTGGACCTGTCCTCGCGTACCGAGCAGCAGGCCAGCAGCCTGGAAGAAACGGCATCGTCGCTGGAGGAGCTGACCGCCACCGTGCGCCAGAATGCGGACAACGCGCGCCAGGCCAACCAGCTGGCCCTGTCGGCGTCCGAGGTGGCGGCCCAGGGCGGCAAGCTGGTGGCGCAGGTGGTGGACACCATGGGCGACATCAATACCTCCTCGCAGCGCATCGTGGACATCATTTCGGTGATCGACAGCATCGCCTTCCAGACCAATATCCTTGCGCTGAATGCCGCGGTCGAAGCTGCCCGCGCGGGCGAACAGGGCCGCGGATTTGCCGTGGTCGCCTCCGAGGTGCGCAACCTGGCCCAGCGCTCGGCGGGCGCCGCCAAGGAGATCAAGGAACTGATCGGCAATGCCGTGCAGAGCGCCGAGGCCGGGACCGCGCTGGTGGACAAGGCTGGCGCCACCATGGGCGATATCGTGGCGAGCGTGACGCGCGTGACCGACATCATGGGCGAGATCATGTCTGCCAGCGAGGAGCAGAGCGCGGGCATCGACCAGATCAACCGCGCCGTGACGGAGATGGACCAGGCGACGCAGCAGAACGCGGCCCTGGTGGAGGAAGCGGCGGCCGCCGCGGCCACGCTGCAGGACCAGGCGTCCACGCTGGAGGAAACCGTGCGCATCTTCAAGCTGGCGCATGCGGCGGGCGCAGCGGCAGCCCGCCCCGCCCTGCCCGCCCTGGCGCACTGA
- the ltrA gene encoding group II intron reverse transcriptase/maturase, whose protein sequence is MPMQPAMRQMPVQAGREAVRQGEALSDAFSDEAECPRHATGNTGTALLAAALTTENLRRAFKRVRANKGAAGVDGLDINQTSHHLATAWPGIREQLLSGTYRPSPVLRVTIPKPDGGERELGIPTVTDRLIQQALLQVLQPILDPTFSEHSYGFRPGRCAQDAVLAAQAYVQSGLRVVVDVDLSKFFDRVNHDILIDRLRKRIEDAGVIRLIRAYLNSGIMDHGVVLERTDGAPQGGPLSPLLGNIMLDEVDKELERRGHRFARYADDANVYVRSIKAGQRVMALLRRCYAKLHLMVNESKSAVASAFGRKFLGYSLWVARGGQVKRAVAHKPLAAFKQRLRELTGRSGGRSMAEVVAKLRIYMLGWKGYFHLAQTPKIWRRLDEWLRHRLRAIQLKHWKRGTTMYRELVKLGAAPSVAKQVAANSRRWWRNSDRLLKTTLTIAYFDRLGVPRLS, encoded by the coding sequence ATGCCGATGCAGCCAGCCATGCGTCAGATGCCCGTGCAAGCGGGGCGGGAGGCCGTAAGGCAAGGTGAAGCCTTGTCTGATGCTTTCAGCGACGAAGCGGAATGCCCGCGGCATGCCACCGGAAACACGGGGACAGCGCTGCTTGCTGCGGCGCTGACAACAGAGAACCTGCGGCGGGCATTCAAGCGTGTGCGCGCCAACAAGGGAGCAGCTGGCGTCGATGGTCTGGACATCAACCAAACCTCTCATCATCTGGCGACCGCGTGGCCGGGCATACGCGAACAACTGCTGTCAGGGACGTACCGGCCCAGCCCGGTGCTCCGGGTGACGATCCCGAAACCGGACGGCGGTGAGCGCGAGCTTGGCATCCCGACGGTGACGGATCGCCTGATCCAGCAAGCACTCCTGCAGGTGCTGCAACCGATACTTGATCCCACCTTCAGCGAGCACAGCTACGGCTTCCGTCCGGGTAGGTGTGCGCAAGACGCAGTCTTAGCCGCCCAAGCGTATGTCCAGTCGGGCCTGCGAGTCGTGGTTGACGTTGACCTGTCGAAATTCTTCGATCGGGTCAATCATGACATCCTGATTGACCGTCTGCGCAAGCGCATTGAAGATGCCGGGGTCATCCGGCTGATCCGGGCCTATTTGAACAGCGGCATCATGGACCATGGCGTGGTGCTGGAACGGACTGATGGAGCGCCTCAAGGTGGCCCGCTCAGCCCGCTACTTGGCAACATCATGCTCGATGAGGTGGACAAGGAACTGGAGCGGCGCGGCCATCGCTTCGCGCGCTACGCCGACGATGCGAACGTCTACGTACGCAGCATCAAGGCGGGGCAGCGGGTGATGGCGCTGTTGCGGCGCTGTTATGCCAAGTTGCACCTCATGGTCAACGAAAGCAAAAGCGCGGTGGCCAGCGCCTTTGGTCGCAAGTTCCTCGGTTACAGTCTGTGGGTGGCACGCGGAGGCCAAGTGAAGCGCGCAGTGGCTCATAAGCCGCTGGCAGCCTTTAAACAACGCCTCCGGGAGCTCACCGGCCGCTCCGGCGGGCGCAGCATGGCGGAAGTGGTGGCAAAACTACGCATCTATATGCTGGGATGGAAGGGGTACTTCCACTTGGCGCAAACTCCGAAGATTTGGCGGAGACTCGATGAATGGCTGCGTCATAGGCTGCGGGCAATCCAGCTCAAGCACTGGAAACGCGGAACTACCATGTACCGGGAATTGGTCAAACTTGGGGCCGCGCCATCGGTGGCAAAACAGGTGGCGGCGAATAGCCGTCGCTGGTGGCGCAACAGTGACAGGCTGCTGAAAACCACCCTCACTATTGCCTACTTTGACCGCCTGGGTGTGCCTCGCCTTTCCTGA
- the rpsO gene encoding 30S ribosomal protein S15: protein MTVENINKAAIIADNARAQNDTGSPEVQVALLTARINELNTHFKEHTKDHHSRRGLIKMVNRRKSLLSYLKGKDANRYRDLIAKLGLRK, encoded by the coding sequence ATGACCGTAGAAAACATCAACAAGGCCGCGATCATCGCGGACAACGCACGCGCCCAGAACGACACCGGCTCGCCGGAAGTTCAGGTTGCCCTGCTGACCGCCCGTATCAACGAACTGAACACCCACTTCAAAGAGCACACCAAGGACCATCACTCCCGCCGTGGCCTGATCAAGATGGTGAACCGTCGTAAGAGCCTGTTGTCTTACCTGAAAGGTAAGGACGCCAACCGTTACCGCGATCTGATCGCCAAACTCGGTCTGCGTAAGTAA
- a CDS encoding zinc ribbon domain-containing protein, with the protein MSKALRLSEKWFQRGLWLVALVFAGFLIGLGGKVVENMNLVEEPLVLQQFVDEAAYRKAEMELQLAEAGVVEAQAALEQARQKHKVAASNSQTASETFDNWLSTRRVTARPEQDPELIARTRELDGLKAAERTALGAVQAQEQKHLHASQARDRAATRINQLEASAQPLLDRARQMRELRVFGYRLALTLPLLAAAGWLWMKQRKSTYWPFVWGFIFFALFAFFVELVPYLPSYGGYVRYVVGILLTVVVGRQAIVSLQRYLERQRAAEALPDNQRRQDLSYEVAQARLAKGVCPGCERPADLKDPKMDFCPHCGIGLFNRCTACDTRKNAFTRFCFSCGTPAATAPVE; encoded by the coding sequence ATGAGCAAAGCCCTGCGTCTGTCTGAAAAATGGTTCCAGCGCGGCCTGTGGCTGGTGGCCCTGGTCTTCGCCGGTTTCCTCATCGGCCTGGGCGGCAAGGTGGTGGAGAACATGAACCTGGTGGAGGAGCCCCTGGTCCTGCAGCAGTTCGTGGACGAAGCGGCCTACCGGAAGGCCGAGATGGAGCTGCAGCTGGCCGAGGCGGGCGTGGTGGAGGCCCAGGCCGCGCTCGAGCAGGCCCGGCAGAAGCACAAGGTGGCCGCCTCCAACAGCCAGACGGCGAGCGAGACCTTCGACAACTGGCTCTCCACCCGGCGCGTGACGGCGCGGCCGGAGCAGGACCCCGAACTGATCGCCCGCACGCGCGAGCTCGACGGGCTGAAGGCGGCCGAGCGCACGGCCCTGGGCGCCGTGCAGGCCCAGGAACAGAAGCATCTGCACGCGAGCCAGGCGCGCGACCGGGCCGCCACGCGCATCAACCAGCTGGAGGCGTCGGCCCAGCCCCTGCTGGACCGGGCCCGCCAGATGCGCGAGCTGCGCGTCTTCGGCTATCGCCTGGCGCTGACCCTGCCGCTGCTGGCGGCGGCGGGCTGGCTGTGGATGAAGCAGCGCAAGAGCACCTACTGGCCCTTCGTCTGGGGCTTCATCTTCTTCGCGCTGTTCGCCTTCTTCGTGGAGCTGGTGCCCTATCTGCCGAGCTATGGCGGCTATGTGCGCTATGTGGTGGGCATCCTGCTGACGGTGGTGGTGGGGCGGCAGGCCATCGTTTCGCTGCAGCGCTACCTGGAACGCCAGCGCGCCGCCGAAGCCCTGCCGGACAATCAGCGCCGCCAGGACCTGAGTTACGAGGTGGCCCAGGCGCGCCTGGCCAAGGGCGTCTGCCCCGGCTGCGAGCGGCCGGCGGACCTGAAGGACCCGAAGATGGACTTCTGTCCCCACTGCGGTATCGGCCTCTTCAACCGCTGCACGGCCTGCGACACCCGCAAGAACGCCTTCACCCGCTTCTGCTTCTCCTGCGGCACCCCCGCCGCCACCGCCCCGGTCGAATAG